GCAGCCCGCCGATTATAAGGTCGTCCCTGTGCCGGATGAAGTCCTTCAGGTGATGGCTGCGCACTTTGACATACATCTCCGTCTCTGAAAGATAGCAGTCCTCGATTTCAGCCCTATTCGCCTGAAGCTCGTTTAAAGAGCAATACAGGAAATCGAGGTGGTCTATTACCCTGTAGCGGTCGCTTAGGAAAGCCCGGACCGCATTCCCCAAGCCCCTTATGAAGACATCCTTCTCCATCCTCGTCAGCCAGGCGTTGACATTACCTGCAAGAAGATGCGGAGCTTCGGCCTCCATGCGGTTGTAATACCGGGCGGGAATATCGAGCCGCTCGGCTATCTGTTGATGGCAGGGCTTTGTGATTGCAAGTAGGGAGTCACGGCCTGGAATTTCCAGCATAGCCCGGCCATCTTCAACTTTCATGTCGATGACTGAAGTGTTGAATTTCCTGTCCCATTTGAGGGGATGCTGCTTTTCGAGCGTCTGAAGCAGTTGAATCAAGTCCATAAGTCCTCCTTTTTGAAAAGAAATTTGAAAAGAGCAAATCTGGTTAGAGAATAGAACGGAGGACGGAAATCGATAAGGCGGGTGATTTTGCCTTTGTAGGCAAGTTCGCTTTAAAGCGGCAGTTTCTGGGCTGTTGGCGAGCTTGGTTGAGTTCTTCTTAATAGAATTTCCCTTTCGACCTCTTTCCTTGGCCTGCAATATTGAGCTCTGGAATTGG
Above is a window of Deltaproteobacteria bacterium DNA encoding:
- a CDS encoding DUF945 domain-containing protein; this translates as MDLIQLLQTLEKQHPLKWDRKFNTSVIDMKVEDGRAMLEIPGRDSLLAITKPCHQQIAERLDIPARYYNRMEAEAPHLLAGNVNAWLTRMEKDVFIRGLGNAVRAFLSDRYRVIDHLDFLYCSLNELQANRAEIEDCYLSETEMYVKVRSHHLKDFIRHRDDLIIGGLLLTNSETGHKALRVEPRIFRVQCTNGMVIEKLTTRQVHLGNGNGGNGELDDDMVYLAIRRSIRELFGRFGEIVRSLRDSTEIKIGNPQGVINNLVKHYGLSEAQKENILLAFGSEPDPDAYGIANAVTKAAQKEESWEGSLELEKIGGRLLALPAQEFKAFDG